The DNA region GGCCAAGACTTCCGGTGATGATGCCGATCATGTTGCCGACCTCGTGGCTCACCTGATGCGTCATTCGCATCACCACATCCAGGCGCTGGGCACGGGCCGCTTCCATCTCCTGGCGATCCATGGCCGTCACATCGCGGGCGAGCAGGACGACCCCTCCGTCAGGCTGCCTCGATGCGGAAATCTCCACCACCTGGTCGTCGACGAAACGGTGCCGGAGGACCTGTCGCTCGACGAGGGTGCCGCGCTCGCTTTCGGCAGGCATGAGCAAAGGATCGATCTCGGGGACTGTGCCGACGAAACGGCGAAGCGGCATTTTTCGCGAGGATCCCGTCTGCCGCATCAGTTCGATGATGCGCCGGTTCATGGTGATCGGTCGGCCGCCGGGATCGAAGAGGGCAATGCCTTCGTTCATCGTCCGGAACGTCGATCGGATCGTCCGCGCAGCCGCTTCGGCGGTGCGTCTGAGGCGCGACACGCGGTCGACGCTCTCCTTGAAGGCACGGAAGGCGTCGAGCAACCGAATCAGTTCGGTTTCCGTCCCGGCATAAACGGGTGGTCCGACGTTTTCCTCCCCGCGTGCCAGCGCATTCATCCCGCGCGAGAGATCACCGATCCCATGCGACACGCGCATGACCGAGCGGATGGAGACAATGGCGAGGATGACGACCGCGAAGGATGCCAACACGATCATGACGAGCAGCTGACGCAACGCGCTGGAGGTGGCTTCGAGGTTCTGGTTCAGCGCGCTGGCAACCAGAGCACTCTGGGTTTCGGTCGCATGCGAGAGGTCACGCGACACGGTATGCAGGCGTGAAACCGACGCGCGGATCGTGAACATCTCGAGCAGGTAGCGTGTCTGTGCCTCGAAGATCCGCCGATAGGGTTCCAGCTGTTCGGGCGAGACGCGCAGGTTGGGCCCCGGCGCCACCATCCGGGCGGTCGTTTCCGCAACGAAACGCCGTTGCAGTTCGCCAAGCTGAAAGAGGCTGTCCGATGTCGATGCGGATTGCGCAATGCCGTTGAGACGCTGCCGAAGATCCTGATCCTGGATGGTGCGAGCCGTTGCTATTTCTCCAAGCGCCACGGCAGCCTCGGCTTTCTGCTCCTGGGCGGCATCCGCATTGGCTGCCAGAGCCAGCGTCTGCGCTTCGATGTCTTCGAGAAGTTCGATGATCCGGCGCGCACCTGCACCTTGCACTGGCGTACCTGGCTGATCCGGTGTGATCGTCTCCAGAAGTGTCTCCACCTGCGCGACCACCGCACGGCTTTCGCTCGAGACACGATAGGGAGACGTGGCATTCATCAGGAATGGCGCGCTCGAAACAAGGTCGGAAACTTGCCTCGATACCAGTGAGGCCTTGGCGAGACTTGAAAAGGCTTGCACGCTGTAGGCCGACATTTCGCTGCGCGCCCTCTGCAGGCCATAGATGGCGACGGTCGAAAGGATGAGAACCGAGACGCAGATGAAGGCGATTGCGAAGGGCAATCGGAAGGCGATGGAGGAGAGGAAAGCGCGGTTGATCAAGGCGATGGTCCGGCTTCGTCGGTGTGAAGTATATAGCCTTTGCCGCGCCGGGTCTGGATGTGTCGGGGGAGGTCTGGGTTCCGCTCGATCTTGCGTCTCAGCCGAAGCACCAGAACATCGACGTTTCGATCGACGAAACGATCGGAATCAGCGCCCATCCGGTCGAGGATCTGGGCGCGGCTGACCGGTGTATTCGGGGTTTCCGCGAGGATCTCAAGCAGGGCAAATTCCGCAGCCGTCAGCGTTTTCGTCGGATCTGCAAGGCAGACCGCACGACGCTGGGTGAGATCGACGGCCCATTCGCCGAGCCGGAGTGCTGCCGAGGCATGATCTCGCTCGGTTTCCCTGTCGTGGCGCAATTGCGGATGCGTGCGGCGGAGAACTGCCTTGATCCTGGCGGTCAGTTCGATGGGTTCGAACGGCTTCACGACATAGTCGTCGGCCGCCGTCTCGAGACCCAGAACCCGATCCGTCGCGCTGCCCGCTGCCGTGACCATGACGATGCCGACATCGGTCTGGGCCCGCAGCCGCTGCGCGAAGGCCCTGCCGGAAAGGCCCGGAAGATTGTGGTCGACCAGAACCAGTTGAACCGTCTCATGCTGCAATCGCTCCTGTGCAGCCTCGGCGGAGGGGGCTGTGATTGGTATCCAGCCTTCAGCCTCCACAAGATCACAAATGAGCTCCGCCATATCCGGATCGTCCTCGACGATCAGAATTTTCACCTTCTGATTCAACACGTTGCAGTCCTCCCACGACCATCATAACCGTGTCGGGGGAAAACGCCAAAGACTTGCTGGTTATCGGCGAACGTCACAATTGTAATATTTGCAATCTCTGCAATGGGTGACGACGGTGCTGTGAAAGATCCGTAACCATTCTCCGTCTTGCCAGTCCGGGTCGATATGGACATGCTTCTGTCATTGGAACGGGGAGGTTCCAAGGGAGGACGACGTGAAGGTATTGACCGCCATCGGCGCGGGGTTGCTTGCAACCTTTGCCACGGCCATGACCAGCCGAGCTGCCGAACCGCTGAATGTTCTCTGCGGCGTTGATGAGGTCTGGTGTGCCGTCATGGAAAAGACCTATGAGGCGAAGACCGGCCTCAAGGTCGACATGGCGCGGATGAGCACCGGCGAGATCCTCGATCGTGTCCGGGCTGAGAAGAATGCTCCGACTGTTGATGTCTGGTGGGGCGGCACAGGGGTCACGCATCTCCAGGCCGCCTATGAAGGTCTCCTTGAACCCAATCGACCCGGACAGGAAGCAGACCTTCTGCCCTGGGCGCGGAACTTCCACTCTTTGTCGGGCGGTACATCCGTCGGTCTGTATGCTGGCGCGCTCGGCTTTGCCTACAATGCGGATCTTCTCTCGTCTGAAGGATTGCCGGCGCCAAACTGCTGGAAGGATCTCGCCAAGCCGATCTATCGCGGCCATATCCTGTCCGGCAATCCGCATTCGTCGGGCACCGCCTTCACAACCCTGGTGACGCTGGTGCAGCTGCTCGGTGAAGACGAGGCTTTCGCCTATATGCGCGAGCTCGGCCGCAACATCACCGAATACACCAAGGCCGGTGCCGAGCCGGTCAAGGCCGCGGGCAGGGGAGAGATCACGATCGGCATCTCCTTCATGCACGATGCCGTCACGCAAAAGGAGGCGGGCGCTCCCCTCGTGATCGTCGCGCCCTGCGAGGGCACCGGCTACGAGATCGGAGCGGTCAGCATCGTCAAGGGCAGTCGCGATCTGCAGGAGGCGCGCCGCTTTGTCGATTTCGCGCTGAGCCCCGAGGGACAGGCAACCGGGGCCATCGCCGGACAGAACCAGGTGCCATCCAATGCCCGGGCGATGCTTCCGCCTGCCGCTCCCGACATTTCGATGATCAAGATGGTGGACTATGACTTCGCCACCTTCGGTTCCCCCGAACAGCGAAGTCGGCTCTTGAGCCGCTTCGATCGCGAGATCAACCCGACCAACTGATTTTCCGACAACCGGACGATCCCGGAAACGGTGCCCTCTCGGCACCGCCGCCGAAGGCTTGTCCCATTTCTTCGACTTCCATCAGACGCAAGCAACAGGAGGATACCCATGCGACTGAAACTTCTTTCCACTCTTCTCTTTGCCGGCACGAGCTTGGGCACCGGTTCGGCCATGGCTGCCGGCGAGCTCAACCTCATCTGCGCCGCCGATGTCGTCATCTGCGAACAGATGAAGGGCGATTTCGAAAAGGCTCATGACATCAAGGTCAACATGGTCCGCATGTCCTCGGGCGAAGCCTATGCCAAGATCCGCGCCGAAGCGCGCAACCCGAAGACCGACCTCTGGTGGGCGGGCACCGGCGACCCGCATCTTCAGGCCGCGTCCGAAGGGCTGACCGCCGAATACAAATCGCCCATTCTCGACCAGTTGCAGGATTGGGCGAAGAACCAGGCTGAAAGCTCGGGCTTCAAGACCGTCGGCGTCTACGCCGGTGCACTCGGCTGGGGCTACAACACCGAGATCTTCAAGCAGAAGGGCTACAAGGAGCCGGTCTGCTGGGCCGACCTTTTGGCGCCCGAACTGAAGGGCGAGATCCAGATCGCAAACCCCAACTCCTCCGGCACCGCCTATACGGCGCTCGCCTCGCTCGTGCAGATCATGGGTGAAGACAAGGCCTTCGAATACCTGAAGTCGCTCAACGCCAACATCTCGCAATACACCAAATCCGGCTCCGCTCCGGTGAAGGCTGCTGCCCGCGGCGAGACCGGCCTCGGCATCGTCTTCATGCACGACGCCGTCGCCCAGACCGCCGAAGGCTTCCCAGTCAAGGCGATCGCGCCGTGCGAGGGCACCGGCTACGAAATCGGCTCGATGTCGATCGTCAAGGGCGCCCGCAACATGGAAAACGCCAAGATCTGGTACGACTGGTCGCTGAAGCCTGAAGTCCAGTCACGCATGAAGGATGCCAAATCCTTCCAGCTTCCGTCGAACAAGAGCGCCGAGATCCCGAAGGAAGCGCCCCGCTTCGAGGACATCAAGCTGATCGACTACGATTTCAAGACCTATGGCGATCCGGAAAAGCGCAAGGCGCTGCTTGAGCGCTGGGATCGCGAAATCGGCGCTGTCGCCAACTGACGCGACCTTCTTCGGGCCGGCAGTCTGAAGATTGCCGGCCACCTCTTACCCTTGCTTTCATTCGGATGAGGTCGACCATGAGACATGGCAACCGCAGACTGGACCTGTTGCTGGCCTTTGGCGCCGCGTCCTTCGTTTTGCTTCCCTGGTATAGACAGGAGACCGGCTTTTTCGGCCTGACCTGGCTCCGCGATTTTCCCTTTTCGGCGGAAACCGCACCGGGCATGTTGCAGCTCGTCGGCCACGGCCGCCTCTGGCTTCTGGGTGCCGTCCTCTTCTTCGGCCTCGGTCTCGCGGCCCGTTTCATCGCCGACCCGATGCGTCGAGGGGCTTTCTTCGCGGCTGCCGGCGCTGGGGGGCTCGTCTATCTCTGCCTGCAGGGGCTTGCGGTCGGTTTCTCCGGCTGGACCTGGGGGATCAGTGAAACCCTTTTCGGAGCGCTATCCGATGGGCAACCCTCCATGGGCGCTGGCGCCGTCACCATGGCGATCGTCTTCGTTTTCATGTTCGCCTTCGGCCTCGTGGAGCGCGGCGTGATGAAGGGCGATGCCTTCGTCGTTGGGTCGATCTCGCTGCTTGTCTTCCTCGTCTTCGTCTTCGTTTTTCATCCGATCGGCAGCATGCTGGTAGCGGCCGTCCAGGATTTCGACGGTTCCTTCAAGCCGGATGGCTTCATCCGCAATATGCAGGATCCGGGCATTTGGAGCCTGAGCTGCCTCATAGGTGACGGACGTTGCGGCGTCGCCTGGCGCACCTTCACGCTCGCCATCATGACGGCGTCCGCCTCCACTCTGCTGGGGCTCGCCTTCGCGCTCGTCGCCACCCGCACCCGCTTCCCCTTCGAGAAGGGCCTGCGCCTGCTGACCGTGCTGCCGATCATCACGCCGCCCTTCGTCATTGGTCTCGCGCTCGTGCTGCTCTTCGGCCGTGCCGGCGTGGTCACCGAGACGCTGTCCAGCCTCTTCGGCATCGAACCCGGCCGCTGGCTCTATGGGCTGACTGGCATCTGGATTGCCCAGGTCCTGTCCTTCACCCCGATCTCCTTCCTCGTCCTGATAGGTGTCGTCGAGGGCGTCAGCCCGTCGATGGAAGAGGCATCCCAGACGCTGCGCGCCGACCGCTGGCGCACCTTCTGGCGCGTCTCGCTGCCGCTGATGAAACCGGGCCTCGCCAATGCCTTCCTGATCGGCTTCATCGAAAGCATGGCCGATTTCGGCAATCCGCTGGTACTGGGCGGCAGCAATGGCGTGCTTTCGACCGAAATCTTCTTTGCCGTGGTCGGCTCGCAGAATGATCCCTCACGGGCTGCTGTGCTGGCCCTGGTGCTGCTCTTCTTCACGCTCTCGGCCTTCCTTGCGCAGCGCCTCTGGCTGTCAGGCAAGAATTTCGCGACCGTCACCGGCAAGGGAGACAGCGGGGCGCATATCGCCCTGCCGCGCGGCCTTTCCATCGCGGTCCACGCCATCGTCATTCCCTGGATGATCTTCACCGTCGTCGTTTACGGCATGATCCTCGTGGGCGGCTTCGTCACGACCTGGGGCCTCGACAACACCCTGACCCTCGACCACTACGCTCGCGCGTTTTCGATCAGCATCCAGAACGGCTCGATCGCCTGGACGGGCGTGGCCTGGAATTCCTTCTGGACGACCATGGAAATCTCGCTCATCTCCGCGCCTCTGACAGCCGCTGTCGGTCTGCTCACTGCCTACATAATCGTTCGTCAGAAGTTTGCAGGCCGGAACCTCTTCGAGTTCGCCCTGATGATGAGCTTTGCCATTCCGGGAACGGTCATCGGCGTCAGCTACATCATGGCCT from Rhizobium glycinendophyticum includes:
- a CDS encoding ABC transporter substrate-binding protein, with translation MKVLTAIGAGLLATFATAMTSRAAEPLNVLCGVDEVWCAVMEKTYEAKTGLKVDMARMSTGEILDRVRAEKNAPTVDVWWGGTGVTHLQAAYEGLLEPNRPGQEADLLPWARNFHSLSGGTSVGLYAGALGFAYNADLLSSEGLPAPNCWKDLAKPIYRGHILSGNPHSSGTAFTTLVTLVQLLGEDEAFAYMRELGRNITEYTKAGAEPVKAAGRGEITIGISFMHDAVTQKEAGAPLVIVAPCEGTGYEIGAVSIVKGSRDLQEARRFVDFALSPEGQATGAIAGQNQVPSNARAMLPPAAPDISMIKMVDYDFATFGSPEQRSRLLSRFDREINPTN
- a CDS encoding ABC transporter permease, whose product is MRHGNRRLDLLLAFGAASFVLLPWYRQETGFFGLTWLRDFPFSAETAPGMLQLVGHGRLWLLGAVLFFGLGLAARFIADPMRRGAFFAAAGAGGLVYLCLQGLAVGFSGWTWGISETLFGALSDGQPSMGAGAVTMAIVFVFMFAFGLVERGVMKGDAFVVGSISLLVFLVFVFVFHPIGSMLVAAVQDFDGSFKPDGFIRNMQDPGIWSLSCLIGDGRCGVAWRTFTLAIMTASASTLLGLAFALVATRTRFPFEKGLRLLTVLPIITPPFVIGLALVLLFGRAGVVTETLSSLFGIEPGRWLYGLTGIWIAQVLSFTPISFLVLIGVVEGVSPSMEEASQTLRADRWRTFWRVSLPLMKPGLANAFLIGFIESMADFGNPLVLGGSNGVLSTEIFFAVVGSQNDPSRAAVLALVLLFFTLSAFLAQRLWLSGKNFATVTGKGDSGAHIALPRGLSIAVHAIVIPWMIFTVVVYGMILVGGFVTTWGLDNTLTLDHYARAFSISIQNGSIAWTGVAWNSFWTTMEISLISAPLTAAVGLLTAYIIVRQKFAGRNLFEFALMMSFAIPGTVIGVSYIMAFNLPPLEMTGSALILIACFVFRNMPVGVRGGIAAMSQLDKSLDEASLTLRANTFRTVRKIILPLLRPAITAALVYSFVRAITSISAVIFLVSAEHNMATSYIVGLVENGEYGVAIAYSSMLIVVMITIIAGFQLLVGERRLRRENRVAGLGNNSPVPLGQEKTA
- a CDS encoding ABC transporter substrate-binding protein; the encoded protein is MRLKLLSTLLFAGTSLGTGSAMAAGELNLICAADVVICEQMKGDFEKAHDIKVNMVRMSSGEAYAKIRAEARNPKTDLWWAGTGDPHLQAASEGLTAEYKSPILDQLQDWAKNQAESSGFKTVGVYAGALGWGYNTEIFKQKGYKEPVCWADLLAPELKGEIQIANPNSSGTAYTALASLVQIMGEDKAFEYLKSLNANISQYTKSGSAPVKAAARGETGLGIVFMHDAVAQTAEGFPVKAIAPCEGTGYEIGSMSIVKGARNMENAKIWYDWSLKPEVQSRMKDAKSFQLPSNKSAEIPKEAPRFEDIKLIDYDFKTYGDPEKRKALLERWDREIGAVAN
- a CDS encoding sensor histidine kinase, whose translation is MINRAFLSSIAFRLPFAIAFICVSVLILSTVAIYGLQRARSEMSAYSVQAFSSLAKASLVSRQVSDLVSSAPFLMNATSPYRVSSESRAVVAQVETLLETITPDQPGTPVQGAGARRIIELLEDIEAQTLALAANADAAQEQKAEAAVALGEIATARTIQDQDLRQRLNGIAQSASTSDSLFQLGELQRRFVAETTARMVAPGPNLRVSPEQLEPYRRIFEAQTRYLLEMFTIRASVSRLHTVSRDLSHATETQSALVASALNQNLEATSSALRQLLVMIVLASFAVVILAIVSIRSVMRVSHGIGDLSRGMNALARGEENVGPPVYAGTETELIRLLDAFRAFKESVDRVSRLRRTAEAAARTIRSTFRTMNEGIALFDPGGRPITMNRRIIELMRQTGSSRKMPLRRFVGTVPEIDPLLMPAESERGTLVERQVLRHRFVDDQVVEISASRQPDGGVVLLARDVTAMDRQEMEAARAQRLDVVMRMTHQVSHEVGNMIGIITGSLGLLEREPGFTERQKRHLGRIRKAAERGRALASSMLSVGSQQQIRPASIDVATILHGMADVLEMAIGARNRLELDFAANLPTICLDPALLEQSILNLCLNASAAMPDGGRVRVEAMGDTESVTIAVVDEGVGMSPEVLDQAMEPYFTTRSKTGGSGLGLAMVYGFVRQSGGEVRITSRLGEGTRVELCFLPSKSDATPWQAEHQPARAHT
- a CDS encoding response regulator transcription factor — encoded protein: MLNQKVKILIVEDDPDMAELICDLVEAEGWIPITAPSAEAAQERLQHETVQLVLVDHNLPGLSGRAFAQRLRAQTDVGIVMVTAAGSATDRVLGLETAADDYVVKPFEPIELTARIKAVLRRTHPQLRHDRETERDHASAALRLGEWAVDLTQRRAVCLADPTKTLTAAEFALLEILAETPNTPVSRAQILDRMGADSDRFVDRNVDVLVLRLRRKIERNPDLPRHIQTRRGKGYILHTDEAGPSP